A DNA window from Flavisolibacter ginsenosidimutans contains the following coding sequences:
- a CDS encoding endo-arabinase: MKYACLFLCLFCCRLSQAQSANDTTAIKSLLEKESQTWRAGDVKAHAACWQIKPYSRVLVSLADGRCFDVPPQNMITPDPKQMDKGGSSMNLKYKFHVHDNEAWVSHDEISTAPNGQRTYSHEMRMLEKVKGNWKLVGQSIHIYNPAAK; encoded by the coding sequence ATGAAATACGCTTGCCTTTTTCTTTGCTTGTTTTGTTGCAGACTTTCTCAAGCCCAATCCGCAAACGATACAACGGCGATTAAAAGCTTGTTGGAAAAAGAATCGCAAACCTGGCGTGCCGGCGACGTAAAAGCACATGCAGCCTGCTGGCAAATCAAGCCTTACAGCCGTGTACTGGTTTCATTGGCCGATGGACGTTGTTTTGACGTGCCGCCGCAGAACATGATCACACCCGATCCCAAGCAAATGGACAAAGGCGGTTCGTCAATGAATTTGAAGTATAAGTTTCATGTGCACGATAACGAGGCTTGGGTAAGCCACGATGAAATATCTACCGCACCTAACGGACAAAGAACCTATTCGCACGAAATGCGAATGCTGGAAAAAGTAAAGGGAAATTGGAAACTCGTGGGTCAATCCATTCACATATACAATCCTGCGGCAAAATAA
- a CDS encoding ABC transporter permease, with the protein MQQYSQLRAMLAVTKASLTATFRSPQSIFFSLFFPIVLIWIFGSLSGGGGIPTVDVAWEKGVDSSTVLYQQLEHNPALKFADPKKKDIEDELVKGRITAVIDVKQTPGAVPYVINLRTSSASQREMGQLLPVLKYEIDSLDRMFTTDRKTIANINTVKVPGRKYKMIDFFLPGMIGFSLIGSAVFGVAFLFFSLRETLVLKRMYATPISKGSIILGESFSKVLFQLLTVVVLIAFGYFMYHFTLANGIFTFFDMLLLSCLGLLVFMGFGFLISGISRNQNVIPIYANLFMFPQYFLSGTFFPKSALPEGLQPFLKFLPLTALNDSLRNVAFEGSSLWSCWPQILIMVVWGAAVYLVTAKFFRWE; encoded by the coding sequence ATGCAGCAATACAGTCAACTTCGCGCCATGCTGGCCGTTACTAAAGCAAGTTTAACGGCCACGTTTCGCAGTCCGCAATCCATTTTCTTTTCCTTGTTTTTTCCCATCGTGCTCATTTGGATTTTCGGTTCGCTGTCGGGCGGTGGCGGCATTCCCACGGTTGATGTTGCCTGGGAAAAAGGCGTGGATTCTTCAACCGTTTTGTACCAGCAATTAGAACACAACCCGGCGTTGAAATTTGCCGATCCAAAAAAGAAAGACATCGAAGACGAATTGGTGAAAGGACGCATTACCGCGGTGATTGACGTAAAGCAAACACCCGGTGCTGTGCCTTATGTAATTAACCTGCGCACGTCTTCGGCAAGCCAAAGGGAGATGGGACAGTTGCTCCCGGTTTTGAAATACGAAATTGATTCGCTTGACCGAATGTTTACTACCGACCGGAAAACAATCGCCAACATTAATACCGTAAAAGTGCCCGGCCGCAAGTATAAAATGATTGATTTCTTTCTACCGGGTATGATCGGCTTTTCGCTCATTGGCTCGGCAGTGTTTGGCGTGGCCTTTTTGTTTTTTTCGCTGCGAGAAACCCTGGTGCTGAAACGCATGTATGCTACGCCCATCAGCAAAGGCAGCATCATTTTGGGCGAAAGCTTTTCAAAAGTTTTGTTTCAGTTATTAACGGTTGTCGTACTCATTGCCTTTGGTTATTTCATGTATCACTTCACACTTGCCAACGGCATCTTCACTTTCTTCGACATGTTGCTTCTTTCCTGTTTGGGCTTGCTGGTGTTCATGGGTTTTGGTTTTTTAATCAGCGGCATTTCGCGCAATCAAAACGTGATTCCTATTTACGCCAACCTGTTCATGTTCCCGCAATATTTTTTATCAGGAACCTTTTTTCCGAAGTCTGCTTTGCCCGAAGGCCTGCAACCTTTTTTAAAGTTTTTACCGTTGACGGCCTTGAATGATTCGCTGCGCAACGTGGCCTTTGAAGGTTCATCGCTTTGGAGTTGCTGGCCGCAGATATTGATAATGGTGGTTTGGGGCGCAGCCGTGTATTTGGTAACGGCGAAGTTTTTCCGGTGGGAGTAA
- a CDS encoding APC family permease — protein MQELKRRLTLLQATAINMIDMVGIGPFVVLPLVVSYFHTGLFIWAWIFGAFVALIDGMIWSELGAKYPLAGGTYNFHRIAFGEKGGRLMSFLFVWQTSIQAPLVVASGAIGFAQYLSYLVHLTALEQKAVSGALVILVFCLLYRKIETIGKISVALGSIVILTILWIIISGLTHQHHSINLLPPAGESFFNKAFLAAIGYGSVQTVYSYLGYYNVCHLGGEIKTPQKNIPRSIFISIAGIGILYVLMNISVMSVMPWQAVKGDDKHLMSSFMEQLYGASGGNTVTVLILFIALSSLFAVVLGYSRVPYAAAVDGNFFKIFSRLHPTKDFPYVSLIVLCAVGFVFSLIFRLGDVIKAILAMRILIQFIGQAVGVVLLRRRFGNENLPFRMWLFPLPVILSIVVWIFLFQATGWFALYGGLIALAGVAVYYLKESRGPSPTTIH, from the coding sequence ATGCAGGAACTTAAACGAAGACTGACCTTGTTGCAAGCCACGGCCATCAACATGATTGACATGGTAGGCATCGGGCCTTTTGTTGTGCTGCCGTTGGTGGTCAGTTATTTTCATACGGGCTTGTTTATTTGGGCCTGGATATTTGGCGCTTTTGTGGCGCTGATTGACGGAATGATCTGGAGCGAACTGGGTGCGAAATATCCGCTTGCCGGCGGCACGTATAATTTTCACCGCATTGCCTTTGGTGAAAAAGGCGGAAGGCTCATGAGCTTTTTGTTTGTGTGGCAAACCAGTATTCAAGCGCCGCTTGTCGTGGCCTCAGGCGCCATCGGTTTTGCGCAATATCTTTCTTACTTAGTGCACTTAACGGCGTTGGAACAAAAGGCAGTTTCCGGTGCATTGGTCATTCTTGTTTTTTGTTTGCTTTACCGCAAGATTGAAACCATTGGAAAAATTTCGGTTGCTCTCGGAAGCATCGTTATTCTCACCATTTTGTGGATCATCATCAGCGGTTTAACGCACCAGCATCATTCCATTAATCTGTTGCCGCCTGCGGGTGAATCTTTTTTCAACAAAGCCTTTCTTGCCGCCATCGGCTACGGCTCGGTGCAAACGGTTTATTCTTACCTCGGTTATTACAACGTGTGTCATTTGGGCGGTGAAATAAAAACACCGCAGAAGAACATTCCGCGAAGCATTTTTATTTCCATCGCCGGCATTGGTATTTTGTACGTGCTGATGAATATTAGCGTGATGTCCGTTATGCCCTGGCAAGCGGTGAAGGGAGATGACAAACATTTGATGAGTTCCTTCATGGAGCAATTGTACGGCGCAAGTGGTGGAAACACAGTGACGGTATTGATTCTTTTTATCGCTTTGTCGTCGCTGTTCGCCGTTGTGTTGGGCTATTCGCGTGTGCCTTACGCGGCGGCCGTTGACGGCAACTTTTTTAAAATATTTTCAAGGCTTCACCCAACAAAAGATTTCCCTTACGTGTCGTTGATTGTTTTGTGTGCGGTAGGTTTTGTTTTCAGCTTGATCTTTCGTTTAGGCGATGTGATCAAGGCCATTCTTGCCATGCGCATTTTGATTCAATTCATCGGGCAAGCGGTTGGCGTGGTGCTTTTGCGAAGAAGATTTGGTAATGAAAATTTGCCTTTTAGAATGTGGCTTTTTCCGTTGCCGGTTATTCTTTCTATTGTTGTTTGGATTTTTCTTTTCCAGGCAACGGGATGGTTTGCTTTGTACGGCGGATTGATTGCCCTTGCCGGCGTGGCCGTTTATTATCTCAAAGAAAGCCGCGGCCCATCCCCAACAACTATTCATTAA
- the hisF gene encoding imidazole glycerol phosphate synthase subunit HisF: MLAKRIIPCLDIKDGRTVKGTNFVNLRDAGDPVELAANYAQQGADELVFLDITATVERRKTLAELVKRVAHTINIPFTVGGGIKTVDDVSVLLNNGADKISINTAAYNNPDVITDIANTAGSQCVVLAIDTKKEEDGEWYVYLHGGRTKTETKCFDWAKRAVDLGAGEILLTSMNHDGTKAGFALDITKQLSENLPIPVIASGGGGKMEHFADVFLQAHADAALAASVFHFKEIEIPELKHFLQQRNLAIRI, from the coding sequence ATGCTAGCAAAACGCATCATCCCCTGCCTTGACATTAAAGACGGACGCACCGTAAAAGGCACCAACTTCGTGAACCTCCGCGATGCTGGTGATCCTGTGGAACTGGCTGCAAACTACGCACAGCAGGGCGCAGACGAATTGGTTTTTCTTGACATCACCGCAACCGTTGAACGCCGCAAAACTTTGGCTGAACTGGTGAAGCGTGTGGCGCATACCATCAACATTCCTTTCACCGTGGGCGGTGGCATCAAAACAGTGGATGATGTTTCGGTTTTGTTGAACAACGGCGCCGATAAAATTTCCATCAACACAGCCGCGTATAACAATCCTGATGTGATAACCGACATTGCCAACACAGCCGGAAGTCAATGCGTGGTACTTGCGATTGACACAAAAAAAGAAGAAGACGGCGAGTGGTATGTTTACCTACACGGAGGCCGCACCAAAACCGAAACAAAATGTTTTGATTGGGCCAAACGTGCGGTTGATTTAGGTGCGGGAGAAATTCTGCTTACGTCAATGAATCACGACGGAACGAAAGCGGGTTTTGCGCTCGACATTACAAAACAACTTTCAGAAAACTTGCCGATACCGGTTATTGCATCTGGCGGTGGTGGAAAGATGGAACATTTTGCCGACGTGTTTCTTCAGGCACATGCCGATGCGGCACTAGCCGCAAGCGTGTTTCATTTTAAAGAAATCGAGATACCGGAGTTAAAGCATTTCTTGCAGCAACGAAATCTCGCCATAAGAATTTAA
- a CDS encoding deoxynucleoside kinase, whose translation MKYSFVTIEGNIGAGKTTLSHLLAKHYNARLILEQFADNPFLPKFYENPQQYAFPLELFFMAERFKQLKELLQQKDLFQNVTISDYLFTKCLLFAKVNLPDDEFRLYQRLFDIILQQLVQPEILIYLHAPVSKLQQNIKKRGRTYEQGIADDYLFSIQETYTHYIKQHNLRTLFVDASNADFLGNEKHLQVIVEALDKEYEVGQHYLTLP comes from the coding sequence ATGAAGTATTCGTTTGTTACCATAGAAGGCAACATTGGCGCGGGAAAAACAACGCTGTCGCACCTGCTTGCAAAGCATTACAACGCACGCCTGATTCTGGAGCAGTTTGCCGACAATCCTTTCCTGCCCAAGTTTTACGAGAACCCGCAGCAATACGCTTTCCCACTAGAACTGTTTTTTATGGCGGAACGCTTCAAGCAGTTAAAAGAATTGTTGCAACAAAAGGATTTGTTTCAAAACGTTACCATCTCCGATTATCTTTTTACCAAATGCTTGTTGTTCGCCAAAGTCAATCTGCCTGATGACGAGTTTAGGCTTTACCAACGGCTGTTCGACATCATTCTGCAACAGCTTGTTCAACCCGAGATTTTAATTTACCTGCACGCACCGGTGAGCAAGTTGCAGCAGAACATCAAAAAAAGAGGACGGACCTACGAGCAGGGCATTGCGGATGATTATCTTTTCAGCATTCAGGAAACGTACACGCACTACATAAAGCAACACAACCTGCGAACGCTTTTTGTGGATGCATCCAACGCCGATTTTTTGGGTAATGAAAAACATTTGCAAGTCATCGTTGAGGCGTTGGACAAAGAATATGAAGTAGGGCAACATTACTTGACGTTGCCGTAA
- the hisA gene encoding 1-(5-phosphoribosyl)-5-[(5-phosphoribosylamino)methylideneamino]imidazole-4-carboxamide isomerase, whose protein sequence is MEIIPAIDIIDGKCVRLTHGDYSQKKVYNEHPLEVAKQFEDAGLKRLHLVDLDGAKEGKVRNWKVLESIAGKTAMTIDFGGGIKSEKDVQIVFESGAALATIGSMAVKEKETFLQWLQKFGANKFFLGADVKKEKLTISGWTEQTEIWIYDFIEDYFQKGLTQIFCTDVSKDGALEGPSTELYKNIVEKFPELHFVASGGVSSVDDVYRLQEIGCKGVIIGKAIYEGRVSVNELKKINA, encoded by the coding sequence ATGGAAATTATTCCTGCAATAGACATTATTGACGGCAAATGCGTACGCCTTACGCACGGCGATTATTCGCAGAAAAAAGTTTACAACGAACACCCGTTGGAAGTGGCCAAACAATTTGAAGACGCAGGTTTGAAGCGCTTGCATTTGGTTGATTTGGACGGCGCCAAAGAAGGCAAGGTGCGTAATTGGAAAGTGCTGGAAAGTATTGCCGGCAAAACAGCCATGACGATTGATTTTGGCGGCGGCATCAAGTCGGAAAAAGACGTGCAGATTGTTTTTGAATCCGGTGCGGCATTGGCCACCATCGGCAGTATGGCCGTGAAAGAAAAAGAAACATTTTTACAATGGCTGCAAAAGTTTGGTGCAAATAAATTCTTTTTGGGGGCTGATGTTAAAAAGGAAAAGTTAACCATCAGCGGTTGGACGGAGCAAACCGAAATTTGGATTTACGATTTCATCGAAGATTATTTCCAAAAAGGATTGACGCAAATTTTTTGCACCGATGTTTCGAAGGACGGTGCGCTGGAAGGTCCTTCAACAGAACTCTATAAAAACATCGTTGAAAAATTTCCGGAGCTTCATTTTGTAGCCAGTGGAGGTGTAAGTTCCGTTGATGATGTTTATCGTTTGCAGGAGATTGGTTGCAAAGGCGTCATCATTGGAAAGGCCATTTACGAAGGCCGTGTGTCTGTGAATGAGTTGAAAAAAATCAACGCTTGA
- a CDS encoding four helix bundle protein translates to MFLQLKHKSLHVYEAVRELTKEIYNLSMLLPSEEKFNVVQQIRKAALSVKLNVAEGSTRRSEIERNRFIEIARGSVVEIDAAFETALDLNYYRLEQLKNLGELNKCFAMLSNTIV, encoded by the coding sequence ATGTTTTTGCAACTCAAACACAAATCACTTCATGTTTACGAGGCCGTACGTGAATTGACAAAGGAGATTTATAATCTCTCGATGTTGTTACCATCGGAAGAAAAGTTTAATGTGGTACAGCAAATCAGAAAGGCTGCTTTATCGGTAAAGTTGAATGTAGCCGAAGGTTCAACGAGGCGTTCCGAGATAGAAAGAAATCGTTTTATTGAAATAGCACGAGGCTCGGTTGTTGAAATTGATGCGGCCTTTGAAACGGCTTTGGATTTAAATTATTATCGCTTAGAACAATTAAAAAACTTAGGTGAGTTGAACAAATGTTTTGCCATGCTCTCCAACACGATTGTATAA
- the sppA gene encoding signal peptide peptidase SppA: MRSFFKIFFASLLALTVFSLIVFFVLVGLVKGFAEKSKPNVEDKSVLVIDLSKHFPEHESSLPLAVLGEERLPALFDVVRLIREAKTDKNIRGIYLSVDGNGNGYASSDEIRTALLDFKASKKFVIAFGNTVSQQAYFVASAANKIYINPTGGMDWTGFSVELPFLKGTLEKLDIQPQIFYAGKFKSATEIFRTEKMTPENRLQTTEWLGDLYNYFLQQTAVARKLDTATLYRLAAEAKIQTPQDALAANLIDGTKYDDEVKDEIKKDLAIGRADKLNLLSINDYNDAVNVRKSGKDKIAVIYAEGDIVDGDGSNTQIGGETFRALIRKARLDENVKAIVLRVNSGGGSALASDVIWREIQVARQQDKKPVIVSMGDVAASGGYYISCGADSVFAHPNTITGSIGVFSIIPNMQGFFKNKLGITFDGVSTAPHAGAVNVYRPIDEKDKALLTASVERIYAQFKSRVAAGRKRDTAYIESIAQGRVWSGEDAVRIGLVDRLGNLQDAIDCAARMAKLSDYGLREYPETESWLNNLLNKKKQEPAAMMKEEIGEENYRIVEQLKKIKAMTGSVQARLPFEIIIK; the protein is encoded by the coding sequence ATGCGCAGTTTTTTTAAAATATTCTTTGCTTCATTGTTGGCGCTTACCGTCTTCAGCCTTATTGTTTTCTTTGTTCTTGTTGGGCTGGTGAAAGGCTTCGCCGAAAAGTCCAAGCCCAATGTGGAAGACAAATCGGTGCTGGTAATTGACCTGAGCAAGCATTTTCCCGAACACGAGTCCAGTTTGCCACTGGCCGTGTTGGGCGAGGAGCGACTGCCGGCGCTGTTCGACGTGGTTCGGCTGATTCGCGAAGCAAAGACCGACAAAAATATCCGCGGCATTTATTTGTCAGTTGACGGCAACGGCAACGGTTATGCTTCCAGCGACGAAATCCGCACAGCATTGCTCGACTTCAAGGCCTCAAAGAAGTTTGTCATTGCTTTCGGCAACACGGTTTCGCAACAGGCTTATTTTGTTGCCAGCGCAGCCAATAAAATTTACATCAATCCAACGGGAGGCATGGATTGGACGGGCTTCAGCGTAGAACTTCCCTTCTTGAAGGGCACGTTGGAAAAGCTCGACATTCAACCACAAATATTTTATGCGGGAAAGTTCAAAAGCGCCACCGAAATTTTTCGCACCGAAAAAATGACGCCGGAAAACCGTTTGCAAACAACGGAGTGGTTGGGTGATTTGTACAATTATTTTCTGCAGCAAACCGCTGTTGCAAGAAAGTTGGATACCGCTACGCTTTACCGCCTTGCCGCTGAGGCAAAAATTCAAACCCCGCAGGATGCACTTGCCGCAAACCTGATTGACGGCACCAAGTACGATGATGAAGTGAAAGACGAAATCAAAAAGGATCTGGCCATTGGCCGTGCCGACAAACTAAATCTTCTTTCCATAAACGATTACAACGATGCGGTAAACGTGCGCAAGTCGGGTAAAGATAAGATTGCTGTTATTTATGCCGAGGGCGATATTGTTGACGGCGATGGCAGCAACACACAGATAGGTGGCGAAACTTTTCGGGCACTCATTCGCAAAGCAAGGCTTGATGAAAACGTAAAAGCCATTGTGCTTCGTGTGAACTCCGGCGGCGGCAGCGCACTGGCTAGCGATGTTATCTGGCGAGAAATACAAGTGGCAAGACAGCAAGATAAAAAACCGGTCATCGTCAGCATGGGCGATGTGGCTGCATCGGGCGGCTATTACATTTCCTGCGGCGCCGACAGCGTGTTTGCGCACCCCAATACCATCACCGGTTCCATCGGCGTGTTTTCGATCATACCCAACATGCAAGGCTTCTTTAAAAACAAACTGGGCATCACCTTCGACGGCGTAAGCACGGCGCCACACGCCGGTGCGGTAAATGTTTACAGGCCCATTGACGAAAAAGACAAAGCGCTGTTGACAGCAAGCGTAGAAAGAATTTATGCGCAGTTTAAAAGCCGCGTGGCCGCAGGCCGAAAGAGAGATACGGCTTACATTGAAAGCATTGCGCAAGGCCGTGTGTGGAGCGGAGAAGATGCGGTGCGCATCGGGCTTGTTGATAGATTGGGAAATTTGCAAGACGCCATCGATTGTGCCGCACGCATGGCAAAGCTTTCCGATTACGGCCTGCGCGAATATCCCGAAACCGAAAGCTGGTTGAACAATCTTTTAAATAAAAAGAAGCAAGAACCTGCTGCGATGATGAAAGAAGAAATAGGCGAAGAGAATTACCGCATCGTTGAACAACTTAAAAAAATAAAGGCCATGACGGGTTCCGTACAGGCGCGGCTTCCGTTTGAAATCATCATAAAGTGA
- the hisH gene encoding imidazole glycerol phosphate synthase subunit HisH — MNLAIIKYNAGNIQSVLTALERLGVNAEVTDDAEKIKTADKVIFPGVGEASSAMKSLQHTNLDKVIKELKQPVLGICVGMQLLCEYSEENDTTCLGIVPVKVQKFSAQRSTLKVPQVGWNTIYELRSDLFNDIQENSYIYNVHSYFAEDSEYTIAKCDYGLEYAAAVNKDNFYGVQFHTEKSAGIGDRIIQNFLNL, encoded by the coding sequence ATGAATCTTGCAATCATCAAATACAACGCGGGAAATATTCAATCGGTGCTGACGGCATTGGAGCGATTAGGTGTGAATGCTGAAGTAACCGACGACGCCGAAAAAATAAAAACGGCAGATAAAGTTATTTTTCCCGGCGTAGGTGAAGCCAGCAGCGCCATGAAAAGCCTGCAACATACCAACCTGGATAAAGTCATTAAAGAATTAAAACAACCGGTGCTTGGCATTTGCGTAGGCATGCAATTGCTTTGCGAATATTCGGAAGAAAATGACACGACTTGTTTAGGAATTGTGCCGGTAAAAGTTCAAAAATTCAGCGCTCAACGTTCAACGTTGAAAGTTCCGCAAGTCGGCTGGAACACCATCTACGAACTGCGTTCGGATTTGTTTAACGACATCCAGGAGAACAGTTATATCTACAACGTGCACAGCTATTTTGCTGAGGACAGTGAATACACAATCGCAAAATGCGATTATGGTTTGGAATACGCTGCGGCCGTGAATAAAGATAATTTTTACGGTGTGCAATTTCATACCGAAAAAAGCGCCGGCATTGGTGATAGGATCATTCAAAACTTTTTAAACCTCTAA
- a CDS encoding aminotransferase class V-fold PLP-dependent enzyme, translating to MAFNRRNFLQKAGMASAAAFASSLFQPAWSRNLEKALNKCSATPPDELASDEDFWYYIQQSFTVSPSLINLNNGGVSPAPKTVQDAMKRFYDYSNEAPSYYMWRVLDQGREPLRANLAKLAGCNAEEIAINRNSSEGLETVIFGLTLKEGDEVVLSKQDYPNVVHAWQQREQRDKVKLVWVNLELPSEDESYLVKQYVNAFSSKTKAVNITHIINWTGQILPVRKIADEAHKRGIEVVVDGAHSLAHFAFTIPELGADYFASSLHKWLYAPIGSGVLYVRREKIKNLYPLFAANDTLTNDIRKFEQLGTRPFYIEQAIGKAIEFHDAIGIERKQKRLHYLKNYWMEKVKDVRGVKLLTSLNPKWGCAIGMVAIEGKKPSELDAFLFNNYKVHTTTINWENISGVRITPNVYTTTKNLDTLVEGITNFARL from the coding sequence ATGGCCTTTAACCGCCGAAATTTTTTGCAGAAAGCAGGTATGGCTTCAGCGGCTGCTTTCGCCTCGTCCTTATTTCAGCCGGCATGGAGCCGCAATCTTGAAAAGGCTTTGAATAAATGCAGTGCGACACCGCCCGATGAATTGGCAAGCGATGAAGACTTCTGGTATTACATTCAGCAATCCTTCACGGTTTCTCCTTCCCTCATCAATTTAAACAACGGCGGCGTGTCGCCGGCGCCCAAAACGGTGCAAGACGCGATGAAGCGTTTTTACGATTACAGCAACGAAGCGCCGAGTTATTATATGTGGCGTGTGCTCGATCAGGGTCGTGAGCCCTTGCGGGCCAATCTTGCAAAACTTGCGGGTTGCAATGCCGAAGAAATTGCTATCAACCGCAATTCATCCGAAGGTTTGGAAACGGTCATCTTTGGCTTGACGTTAAAAGAAGGAGACGAAGTGGTGTTGAGCAAACAGGATTATCCAAACGTGGTTCATGCCTGGCAGCAAAGAGAACAACGCGACAAAGTAAAGCTCGTGTGGGTGAATTTAGAACTGCCTTCGGAAGACGAAAGTTATTTGGTGAAGCAATACGTAAATGCGTTTTCGTCCAAAACAAAAGCCGTCAACATCACGCACATCATCAACTGGACCGGCCAAATTTTACCCGTGCGTAAAATTGCCGACGAAGCACATAAACGCGGCATCGAAGTGGTGGTTGACGGTGCACACAGCCTGGCGCATTTTGCGTTTACCATTCCCGAACTCGGCGCTGATTATTTTGCAAGCAGTTTGCACAAATGGTTGTACGCACCCATCGGCAGTGGCGTGCTTTACGTGAGGCGGGAGAAGATCAAAAACCTTTATCCGCTCTTTGCGGCAAACGATACACTGACGAACGACATCCGAAAATTTGAACAACTCGGCACGAGGCCGTTCTACATTGAGCAAGCCATTGGCAAGGCCATAGAGTTTCACGACGCCATCGGCATTGAACGAAAACAAAAGCGTCTGCACTATTTAAAAAATTACTGGATGGAAAAGGTGAAAGACGTTCGCGGGGTGAAGCTGCTCACATCCTTAAATCCGAAATGGGGCTGCGCCATCGGCATGGTTGCAATAGAAGGAAAGAAGCCTTCGGAACTGGATGCTTTTCTCTTCAACAATTATAAAGTTCACACAACAACTATCAACTGGGAGAATATCAGCGGCGTTCGCATTACACCAAACGTTTACACCACCACAAAAAATCTTGACACTTTGGTAGAAGGGATTACGAACTTCGCCCGGCTTTAA
- the folK gene encoding 2-amino-4-hydroxy-6-hydroxymethyldihydropteridine diphosphokinase: MNKAYLLIGGNMGNRESHLSGARKNIEEVCGRIVAQSGIYETAAWGLENQDAFLNQVLLIETGFNAEDLLQKILAIEEALGRKRDIKYGPRIVDIDILFFNDEVIKTEGLTVPHPEMQARRFVLVPLAEIAARKIHPLLHKSVSQLLDECPDKLAVQKFR, encoded by the coding sequence ATGAACAAAGCATATTTACTCATAGGCGGCAATATGGGCAACCGGGAGAGCCATCTTTCCGGCGCAAGAAAAAACATTGAAGAAGTTTGCGGACGCATTGTTGCGCAATCAGGGATCTACGAAACGGCCGCCTGGGGATTGGAAAATCAGGATGCTTTTTTGAACCAGGTTTTGCTGATAGAAACCGGTTTTAACGCTGAAGATTTACTTCAAAAAATACTGGCCATTGAAGAAGCCCTGGGCCGCAAACGCGACATAAAATACGGCCCGCGCATTGTTGACATCGACATTCTTTTTTTTAACGACGAGGTAATTAAAACCGAAGGCTTAACGGTGCCGCATCCCGAAATGCAGGCCCGCCGTTTTGTACTCGTGCCACTGGCGGAAATTGCCGCAAGAAAAATTCATCCTTTGCTTCACAAATCCGTTTCACAGCTTCTGGACGAATGTCCTGACAAATTAGCTGTGCAAAAGTTTCGGTAG